TTATTGGGATTTTCGATCGTCGCGAGAGATCGTTTTTCCGCAGCTGGCTTTTCTTTAGCGGGTTACCACGGCATTTTGTTTTTCGGGTTTGCGTTGTTCCTCTCTACCTTGGCAAATTTGGACACCGGATTCCACTGGCCTTTCTGGCTCGAGTCAGTCAGCTATTTTGCAGGTTTTCTGTACTTTGGGGCTTTGGTTTCTGACGCCCGCTTTTGGCCGCGATTTCAGAGCGCGGTGCTTTTTTCTGCGACTGGCGTGTTGCTTGTACATTTTTATCAGTTGAGCATGGCATTCGCGAACGAGACCCTCGATTCTCGCCGCGACTATGCGAGCACATTCGGTGAAAACAATCTGCTAAGCCAATATCTTGTGATGGCATTTGCCTCTCTTCTGACGATGCCTGGCAGATTTCCATCCTTTATTCGAACTGCGGTTGTTACCGTCATTTTTTTCAACCAATCCCGCTCTGCGATCATTGGAGTTTTGCTATTGATCGCATGGCAGTTTTACCGCGATCGAAAAACCAACCACGCGATCAACCTTGCTGTAGGTGCTGGTCTAGCGCTTTGCATTTCGCATATTGCTCAGACGAGATTGCCAGAGCAGACCCACTCGACCTTTCGTGATTTTAGCTCTTGGCAGGTCAGATATGAAGTCGCGAAAGAGTCCTTGGATTTGGTTAGAAGTTCGCCCTTTGGAGTCGGACCAGACCGGTTTCAGTTCGCGTCGGTCTCTTACTTTCAGGATGGTAAATATAAGCAATCAGATCGAGAGCTATTCACGAATCCCCATAGTGAAGTTCTGCGTTTAGCGACCTCCGGAGGTTGGCTGCTGGCGATCGCTGGACTTGCACTCGTGGTACAAATGATTCGATTGTTACGGACGGTCGGTCAAAGAAAACCGGTTTCTGTCCTGCTTTTGATCGCACTTATCCCGGAGATACTTTTCCAGTTTCCTTTCGATATAGGGACGACGGTTTCGTTTTTTTTAGTTGCGTCAGCGGCTGTTGTTGTCACCTTAAAACAAAACTCGGAAAGTCGGTGGCTTTGGACGTTGGTGTCGATCTGTTCCGCCATGCTATTTGCGATGGGGAATCTCGCGCTGCTTTATTCTGGCTATCTTGCAAGGCATGCGAAAACAACTGATCAGGCCGTCAGCGCTTGTCTCCTTAACCCGTGGCATTGGCAGACCTGCGAGCTTGCCATTCTAAGGTTGGAGGAAGAGGCTAACTTTTCCGAGACAAAAGTCCTTATAGACGATCAGTTGAGGCGTTATCCGAATAATTTTTTAGCACTCCGTCATCGAAGTCGTTTTCACTTTGCAAATGGAAACGTGGAAGCGGGGTGCGAAGTCCTCAAGGCGGAAGCTCAACTCATGAAAGGTGGCTTTACGGCTGCTGAATTTTCCGAGCGGCACTGCGTGCACTAACGGCAGTGAAAAGTCATATTTGAGATCCGGTCAGTAGAAA
The Deltaproteobacteria bacterium DNA segment above includes these coding regions:
- a CDS encoding O-antigen ligase family protein yields the protein MKNRLETWKWLPAFLIFSVIPLTAVPLFIDPYIQSKNAILSILYLLGFSIVARDRFSAAGFSLAGYHGILFFGFALFLSTLANLDTGFHWPFWLESVSYFAGFLYFGALVSDARFWPRFQSAVLFSATGVLLVHFYQLSMAFANETLDSRRDYASTFGENNLLSQYLVMAFASLLTMPGRFPSFIRTAVVTVIFFNQSRSAIIGVLLLIAWQFYRDRKTNHAINLAVGAGLALCISHIAQTRLPEQTHSTFRDFSSWQVRYEVAKESLDLVRSSPFGVGPDRFQFASVSYFQDGKYKQSDRELFTNPHSEVLRLATSGGWLLAIAGLALVVQMIRLLRTVGQRKPVSVLLLIALIPEILFQFPFDIGTTVSFFLVASAAVVVTLKQNSESRWLWTLVSICSAMLFAMGNLALLYSGYLARHAKTTDQAVSACLLNPWHWQTCELAILRLEEEANFSETKVLIDDQLRRYPNNFLALRHRSRFHFANGNVEAGCEVLKAEAQLMKGGFTAAEFSERHCVH